In one window of Miscanthus floridulus cultivar M001 chromosome 12, ASM1932011v1, whole genome shotgun sequence DNA:
- the LOC136495308 gene encoding uncharacterized protein isoform X2 codes for MSQSQSEATIRRAGAVVALAAASVLMAMGFPAVEERAHVVLALHAVLLLGCAAVLLSPGHGPVADLARRATEASRGTTSLGASARAPAGLLRWLGFAGILLYVAGDVAARNKAAVEAVATWLDTVRDFLLFLMFLVGVWAVCLSMVSGMAVPPPRSSAVAAVAEEEDPDGVEVNAMEPARVVVDSK; via the coding sequence ATGTCCCAGTCCCAGAGCGAGGCGACCATACGCCGGGCGGGTGCGGTCGTGGCGCTCGCCGCGGCGTCCGTGCTCATGGCCATGGGCTTCCCCGCGGTCGAAGAGCGCGCGCATGTCGTGCTGGCCCTGCACGCCGTCCTGCTGCTCGGCTGCGCCGCGGTGCTGCTCTCCCCGGGGCACGGCCCCGTGGCCGACCTCGCGCGCCGGGCCACGGAGGCTTCCCGGGGGACGACGTCCCTCGGCGCGTCGGCGCGCGCGCCCGCCGGATTGCTGCGGTGGCTCGGCTTCGCCGGCATCCTGCTCTACGTTGCCGGCGACGTCGCCGCGCGGAACAAGGCCGCGGTGGAGGCAGTGGCGACGTGGCTGGATACGGTCAGAGATTTCCTCCTCTTCCTGATGTTCTTGGTGGGAGTCTGGGCAGTCTGCCTGTCCATGGTCAGTGGAATGGCAGTCCCGCCACCGCGGTCGTCggctgtggcggcggtggcggaggaggaagaCCCTGACGGCGTGGAGGTCAACGCCATGGAGCCTGCACGTGTCGTTGTTGATTCAAAG
- the LOC136495308 gene encoding uncharacterized protein isoform X1, whose translation MSQSQSEATIRRAGAVVALAAASVLMAMGFPAVEERAHVVLALHAVLLLGCAAVLLSPGHGPVADLARRATEASRGTTSLGASARAPAGLLRWLGFAGILLYVAGDVAARNKAAVEAVATWLDTVRDFLLFLMFLVGVWAVCLSMVSGMAVPPPRSSAVAAVAEEEDPDGVEVNAMEPARVVVDSKL comes from the coding sequence ATGTCCCAGTCCCAGAGCGAGGCGACCATACGCCGGGCGGGTGCGGTCGTGGCGCTCGCCGCGGCGTCCGTGCTCATGGCCATGGGCTTCCCCGCGGTCGAAGAGCGCGCGCATGTCGTGCTGGCCCTGCACGCCGTCCTGCTGCTCGGCTGCGCCGCGGTGCTGCTCTCCCCGGGGCACGGCCCCGTGGCCGACCTCGCGCGCCGGGCCACGGAGGCTTCCCGGGGGACGACGTCCCTCGGCGCGTCGGCGCGCGCGCCCGCCGGATTGCTGCGGTGGCTCGGCTTCGCCGGCATCCTGCTCTACGTTGCCGGCGACGTCGCCGCGCGGAACAAGGCCGCGGTGGAGGCAGTGGCGACGTGGCTGGATACGGTCAGAGATTTCCTCCTCTTCCTGATGTTCTTGGTGGGAGTCTGGGCAGTCTGCCTGTCCATGGTCAGTGGAATGGCAGTCCCGCCACCGCGGTCGTCggctgtggcggcggtggcggaggaggaagaCCCTGACGGCGTGGAGGTCAACGCCATGGAGCCTGCACGTGTCGTTGTTGATTCAAAG